From Companilactobacillus heilongjiangensis, one genomic window encodes:
- a CDS encoding amino acid permease encodes MAKEKLSRSLSSRQMQMIALGGTIGVGLFMGSASTIKWTGPSVLLAYALAGLILYMVMRALGEMLYVDPATGSFAKYATEYLHPVVGYLTAWSNVFQYLVVGISEVIAVGTYLEFWFPTMPKWIAGVIVVVTLCLANLTSVKAYGELEFWFALIKVFTIIMMIILGFFVIVFGVGNGGHPVGISNLWTNGGFFTGGLKGFVFALSIVVASYQGIEVIGVTAGEAENPQENIVRAIRSIVGRILIFYIGAIFVIVSIYPWDKLGTIGSPFVETFAKVGITFAAEIINFVMLTAAMSGCNSGIFSSSRMLYTLGLEKHLPKSFVKLSRHNVPYIPVITISVGILIGLILNYTLPLFLHTSSNIFVVVYSSSVLPGMVPWFVILLSELRFRKINHKMMETHPFKMPLYPISNYLAIISLLIILVFMFLNPETTVSLMVGVVFLVVMTIIYFFKERNKAPVTAEIEPTEVDDEELD; translated from the coding sequence TTTGGGCGGAACCATTGGGGTTGGTCTGTTCATGGGATCAGCTTCTACTATTAAATGGACTGGTCCGTCAGTGTTGTTGGCATACGCATTGGCTGGATTGATTCTATATATGGTAATGCGTGCTTTGGGTGAAATGCTTTACGTTGACCCTGCTACTGGTTCATTTGCCAAATATGCGACCGAATACTTACATCCTGTGGTTGGTTATTTAACAGCCTGGAGCAATGTTTTCCAATATCTAGTTGTTGGTATCAGTGAAGTTATCGCTGTCGGAACATATCTTGAGTTTTGGTTCCCAACGATGCCGAAATGGATTGCCGGTGTCATCGTTGTAGTAACGTTATGTTTAGCCAATTTAACTTCTGTTAAAGCTTACGGTGAATTGGAATTCTGGTTCGCTTTGATCAAAGTTTTCACAATTATTATGATGATTATCTTAGGTTTCTTCGTTATCGTCTTCGGTGTTGGTAACGGCGGTCATCCCGTTGGTATCAGTAATCTTTGGACAAACGGTGGATTCTTCACTGGTGGTCTGAAAGGCTTTGTTTTTGCGCTTTCGATTGTTGTCGCCTCATATCAAGGTATCGAAGTTATCGGTGTTACCGCTGGTGAAGCTGAAAATCCTCAAGAAAATATCGTTAGAGCCATCCGTTCAATCGTTGGTAGAATTTTAATTTTCTATATTGGTGCCATTTTCGTTATCGTTTCAATCTATCCTTGGGATAAATTAGGTACAATTGGATCACCTTTCGTTGAAACTTTTGCTAAAGTTGGTATCACATTTGCGGCCGAAATCATTAACTTTGTTATGTTGACAGCTGCCATGTCCGGATGTAACTCAGGTATTTTCAGTTCCAGTCGTATGCTTTATACACTCGGTTTGGAAAAACACTTACCTAAGTCATTCGTAAAGCTTTCGAGACACAACGTTCCATACATCCCCGTTATAACGATATCTGTCGGTATTCTAATCGGACTAATTTTGAACTACACATTGCCACTATTCCTACACACATCAAGCAACATCTTCGTTGTCGTGTACAGTTCCAGCGTCTTGCCAGGTATGGTGCCATGGTTCGTTATCCTCTTGAGTGAATTGAGATTTAGAAAAATCAATCACAAAATGATGGAAACTCACCCATTCAAAATGCCACTCTATCCAATCAGTAATTACCTAGCAATCATCTCTCTCTTAATTATATTAGTTTTCATGTTCCTAAATCCAGAAACAACTGTTTCACTAATGGTTGGTGTCGTCTTCTTAGTCGTTATGACGATAATTTATTTCTTTAAAGAACGCAATAAAGCTCCTGTTACAGCTGAAATTGAA